The Starkeya sp. ORNL1 DNA window CCAGTGCGACCGATCTGCTTCGGTTTCCAGATTGGGCGTCCAGCGTTTGGCGTCAGACCGCTTGTCTAAGCTCTTGGCGCGATACACCGCGGTGTATCGCGCCACGGCCTCATTCGCGTGCGAGCCTCGGGTGCGATGAGCGTGACTGATCGACGTCAGCTCTGCGACGAAGATTCCTTGCGGCAGAAAGCCGGCAGCGCGCCCTTTGCAGCCTTCTTCTCTTTCGAGCGCTCGACGATCTGCTCCAGGAAGTTGCCGGTGTCGGTCAGCTCGTACAGGGTCGCTTCGTCGAACTGTCCGGTCTGCTCAATATCGCGACTCTCCTGGAATCGCCGCAAGGAGTCGCTGACGGTCGCAGCCTTGTCCTGCGAGGACTTCGTCGACTTGTCCGGCTTGTCCTGGGCGGGGAGAAAGCCAAGCGCGACGAGCTGGTCCTCCCCGGCAATCCGCCCGGGCGATGTTGGATCATCGAGACCCTTGTCGGCACTTTTATCCTGGGCGGACTTGTCGCCGGGCAGACGCACGAACCGCCGCGCCTGGGCAAGCCAGATACGGGCCTCGTTCAACCCGATCTTGCCGCCGTTCACACGGCGGCGAACCTCGATGAGGTCGTCGCGGGCGGCCGGAACGTTGATGTTGCGTGAGCTCCAATAGGAGACCGCGGCATAGAAGGCGACGGGCTGCGTTCGCGCGAGCTCGGGGTAGTCTTCAATCGTGGGCTTGAGGCCCAGCGCTCTGCCACGATCACGGAAGTTATCGCGACCGGTCAGCTGTATCAGCCCCGAGCCGCGAAAGTCCCAGCCGTCCGTTGGACACTCGTTGCCGAGACGATTGCCGTAGACGCGGTTGGCGATCAGCTGCGGCTTGGCAGCGGCGGCCTCCGCCTCCGCCTCCGTCTTGAAGTATTTCGGAAAGATCTGGCGCAGGCGCTTTGGGGAGTAGTTCAGATTCTCCTCCATGTAACGGAAACCGCCGCTCTCGGTCGCAAGCTGCGCAAGGAAATGGTGGATCTCGTTGGGCGTGTCGATGCCGGCGGCCGCGGCTCGCGACCATTGCGCGATGATGGCCGCGCGGATCTCAGGCTTCGAACGCGGCGAGAATTGCTTCAGCATCTCGTCGGTGAAGGGCGCTGCCACCACCGACGGCGGCCCGACCGCCTTTTCGGATTTCTTCGTGCCCTGCGCCTCCGCCAAGCCCGCAGCCGAATACACCATCGTGGCCACAAGAGCCAGCTTCATCACCGTACGCATCAAAACCCCTCCTTCCATGCCAAAGCCGTCGTCATGTTGGGTCTGCCGCCTCACTCCCCGAGTCCTGCGGCCTCGAGTTCCGCCTTGCGGCCGCCGAGGCAGGCGTCCTTTGGCAGGAAGGCGCCGTATTTCTGCAGGAACGACCAGAACATCGCCCGCGCATCGTATTTGGAGAGATAGGCGCCGAGGGCCCCGTAGAGATCGCCGCAACGCAGCGCCGCGTCGCCCTCGCTGTAGCCCTTGCCGGCCTGCACCGTCTCGAGCATGGTGCGTGTGTTGCGGTATCGCTGCTCGCTCGACGCCGGAATGAGCTCGATGACCCGCACCTGCCTGCCGTCGGCGACGGCGACGCGCCGTTCGTCAAAGATCTCCGTCAGCCCCATCCGGTCGAACTTCGGACTATCGAACTTCATCGCCGGCGCGATCACGGACGGCTGGGCCTCGATCGAAATCAGCACTGGCACCGTAAAGGGAGTCTGGTTGGCGTCCGTGAACGTGATGCCGGTGCGAATGGGCGTCGCGCCGGTCATAAAGACGACCTCCTCCTCATCGACCAGGCTCTTCTTGGTGGACCGCGCGTAAAGATCGTTGAGCAGACTCGTAATCGACTCGATCATCGGCAACGCTAGTGTCGGCAGCGGATAGTAGGTGGCCACAGCGCTGGCGCCGTAGGCCTTGGCCGCCTTCTTGATGAACTCGAAGTCGAGCGAGCGGTCCTCCTGCAGGGAGACTTCCACCGCAATCTTCAGCCGCTGGTTGGGCGCCTTGACGAGCATGCTGTCGACCAGCGTGCCTCGCCAGCTCGTCTTGTGCACCTCGCTCACGGTCTTCTCGATGAAGAAGAGCTGTTGCTGCTTCGTCCACTGGAAGGACAGCACTGGCTCCCTTGCGAGCAGCTTGCCGGCGCTGTCGGTGACCGTGATGTTGACGACATAGGTGCCGGCACTGTTGCCGAACCTCGACGGCAGCGACCTCGCCATCGCCTCGATCAAGAGCTTGAGGCGCTGCTTCTGCTGCGGCGTGCCGATCGAATAGCGCACGGAGCCGTAACCATCACCCTCGGCCAGTGGCACCGGGGCCGCCGCGGCCTTGTCCTGGGCCGACTTGTCGGTTGCCATCGGCGGCTGCAGCCGCTCGAATTTCTGGTTCAACAGGATCTGCTGCTTGCCCTTGATCTCAGGCTTGGCCCGCGGTGCATCCTCCCCGGGATCGATCTGCGCGCGCGCCTCGCACGCGAAGACGCAGAGAGCCAGACACACCACCCCAGTGGAAAGCGTAGATCTCATCGTTCGACCCCTCTGTCGGACCTGTGCCTGCGCACGTCAAGAACATGCGATCGCTCATTTCTCCCCGACCCCGAAGCAGCGCTTCGGAGATGCGGGGATCGACGCTGCGACCGGCGCCTCCGTCACCTGAAACGGCACGTCGAGCGTCTTCCAGAACGACCGTCCGTCCGGCGCCGCGCGCGGCCGCGCGCCAACGCCGTTCCACACCCGGGCGAACTCGTCCTCCAAAGAGGCCGTGCGCGCAGCGCGCGCGCCGTCGCTGGCGAGGAACGCAAAGCTCAGGTTCTGGGCCTGATCGGAAACGATGATCTTCCAGGCCGCGGCGCCCGCCTGCGCGCTGAGCTCCACCGGCTCGGTCGAGAGTTCCTGGTTGCGCCCGGCAGGACCCAGCGGACACCAGCCGACCGTGAAATTCGGGCGCAGCAGCAGCACGTCGATCCGCACCTTGCGCGGCTCGCGGCTTTCCACGAACAGCTGCAGCTTACTGCCCGCGGGAATCTTCGTCGCGGCGATATGGGCACCATCGATCAGCTTCGGCCCGGTCGGCGTCTCGACCAACAGGCGATAGCGCACCTGCGCCGCGACGCCCGCGCCGCGGCGCTTCCAGTCAACCAGGCGCATCCAGCGCGCGTAGTTGTTGAAGCGCACACTCATCTCGCTGCGCAAGAGCTCACTCTTGCCTGACGGGAAGCTGCCGCCCACCTCGCGGCCGTCCGCGGTCGCAAGCGTCCATTGGCCATTCTGGAGCGTGACCTTCAGCTCGGCAGCCCCCTCGCTGAGGTCGGCGAAGTTGCCGAGCCCGTCCACGATCGCCTTACGGTCGAACGGACTGATCTTGCCGCGCGGCGGAACCGCGACCCTGATCTTGCGTCCCGGGATCACGTACTCGAATTCGACAGCGGCAAGCACCTCGCTCGTCAGCTGCCGGCCGTCGAGCACCTCCAGCTCGGCGCTGGTGGCGGTCAGGCTCGTCACCTTCGCCCGCGCCTCGAAATCGGGGCTGCTCACCCAAGGGACCCGGCCGTTGCCGAACAGCTTGAACACCGAGCCTTCAGTGACGCCGAGATCGGAACCCGCGCTCATGGTGGCGCGATCGGCGGCAACGCGCTCGGCTTTGACCGAATTCGAGAACGGGCCTTCGCTATCGAAGATTGGCGCGTCGCGATTGCCGAACATGCGCGGCGTCTGCAGCGCCGCTGCTCTCGGATCGGGCTTCAGCGCCGCGGCAACGCGGTCCATTGCCTCGCCCCACCTGGCCGGCGGCGCGACCTTCTCGTCCGGCAGCAGCGCGTCGCGCAGCGCGGCCGTGAACACGCCCAGATGCCCGCGGCTAGTCAGGCTGCTTCGCGACGGCTCATGCGCTTCGCTGGCGGTCAGGATCGCAACCGCGCCGCCGCGCCCGGGAACGCCGCCGCTGCGCAGCGAGAAGACGCCGTCGCGATCGCCGCGCGACGGGGCACTGGCGGCGGGGATCGTCTTCGTTTCGTCGGCGATGCCAAGGCGGGCGCCGCCGCCCGAAAAGCAGCTGTCGAGGATGAACACGGCCGTGATACCCTTGCCGTTCAGCGCCTCGATCCAACCGTACATTTCGTCATCGACGATGTCGCGGGGGGGCTGGCCGCCAATCCGTCCGTCATAGGGCACGATCGTCTCGTCGTTCGACTCACCCTGCCCGTCGCTCTTCAATGCTGAGCCGTGGCCGCTGAAGTACAAGACTGCCAGCGAACCACCCGGCAGCGACAGCAGATGCCGCTTCACGGCGTCGATGATGCCCTGCCGCGTCGCCTCCGCGTCGGCAAGGACCTTCGTGTTGCCGTCGTTGAAGCCGTAGTAGGAAAGCATCTCCTGCATTAGCACCAGATCGTTCGGTGGGCCCTTCAGATCGATGGAGTCCTTGCCCGGGACGACCGTCGCCGGATCGTACTTGCCGACCCCGACGAGGACGGCGTAGCGCTCGGCCGCACGGCTTGCGCCGGAGTGCAGCAGCAGCGCGGCGAGCAACAGGACAAAGCGGACTGCTCTCGACATTGACGACGCCCCATCAGTTCGGGAAGAACAGGCCGGGGAACTTCGATGACGTCGAGAACGTCATCGCATGCTGCTTGCCACAAATGTTTTTTACATCGGCTTTCAGTCGAAGTTCGATGGTGTCCAGTGAAATCCCGTTCTGCGCATCATCCACGTTCTTACCGTTGAGGACTTCGAGCAATACGTGCGTAAATGCGCCACCGCCGTTCTTATCCTCGCCCGACGGCTCGCAGCTCGCGACATTCTTTGGGTTGCGCAAATCTTTTTCCGGCAGCTCGAATGCGGAAGCGCCATCGCCGGTGGCAAGAAACAACGTGGCATCGAACCGATACAAATCGGTAAAGTCAGGCACGGCTCTGTGCGCGCGAGCAGGGTTGACCTTGTCCGGGAAGACCCGCAGATCGCGGCATGCATCAACGAAAATAATCAGCGGAATCTCGGCATCGAAATCTGCCGCGCCGAGCCATTCGACGATTTTTGGAATCCCGATGGCCTTGCTGGGAGCATCCTTCACGTCGGTACCGTTCGGCATGAAGAACCAGTAATCGGAGTGAATCTCCTTCAGCGAGAACCCGTGCCCGGCAAAATACATCAACACAACGTCGCCCGCCTCTACATTCTCGGCGATTTTCTTAAATTCTCCCTGCATGAAGTCACGCAAGGTCTTATAGTCTGCGCTGGACAACGGGCTCGTTGTCTGCTTGCCGTTCTCCATGACAAGCGTCTTGCCTGGCTCGTTCTGCGGCGCGGTCAGCAGCGCAAAGCGAGCGACCTTGTAGAAACCTTGGTTCTTCCAGAAATCGAAGAAACGCTGGGCATCTTGATCTGCATATTTGAGGGATGAGTTACGGCTCCCGTAGTCGCTGATGCCGACCGCGACTCCCCAGATCCGCTTCTGCGGGCACGCGGCCGAATCCGGCCCGGCGTAGGTGAAGTATTGTCCCTCCCGTGCCCCTTCGAAGTTCACCTCGATCCGAAGGTTCTTGCCTTGATGGCGGAGGCATTCTGGTAGGTCGAACGATGCATCAATCAGCAAGCCGTCGCTCTGCAACCGGCGACCGTGCTCCTTTGCCGACTCCATTCGGCCGAACCCGTCGATGGCGATCGTCAGGGGTGAACGTTGAGAGGTCGCGTCCGAGCTGCTTGCACGAATGCTCAGTCGCACATTGCCGTCGACGATCTTGTCGCCACCTATAATCGCCACCTGCAATTGCGGGCGGCCGGTGTCCGGCGCGACCTCGGCGGTCGTCACGTTGCGATTGGCTTGCGCGTCGACGAAGACCTTCTGCAGCTCATCCGGCTTGTGCCACTTCTCGTTAAAGCGGCTGAGGGGCTGCACGTCGATCCGCCACGATCCGCCGCCCGTCGGGATCGACTGCACCCAGCCCGCGACTTGGCTGCCGCTCGTGAACGAATAGTCAAAGTAACCCTCCGCGGTCCAGGCGATCCAGCTGCTCAGGTCGGGACGCAGAAACGCGCTCATCACGTTCTGGCCGCTCGACATCCGGTACCATCGCAGGATGCCGTCCGCGTGGGCTGCAATGACGAACTTGCGATCGCCACTGACGGCTAGCTGATAGGCCTCGTTGCGGATCCGTATGCCGGGAAACGGAGTCTCGGCGATGGTCTTTCCGTTCCACACGTCCTGTTTGTCGCAGCGCGCATAAAGCAGGCGATGGGTCGTGCCGAGGACGATGTGCCATTGAGTCTCGCCCGATGCCGGATCGAGGAACTGGAACGTCAGCACGCGCTCGATCGGGCGAAGTCTGAGGAAGCCACCAAGGCTTGCTGTCAACTCAGCGCGTGCCGGGCCGTCGAGGCTGTCCGCATCCTTCGGGAAGGTGATGCCGAGACATTGACGCATCTCCTTCGGCTTTTCGCCAAACTTGATCGGCCCGCTCCGATGTGGAGCCAGCGTCTTCAGCAATTCCGCTCGCGACGCGTCCTGATCCGGGTTTGTCACGCTGACGAACGATGCCGTACTCAACGGCGCCATCAGGTCAAACGCGACGTAGGGGCGCGGTTCGCCCAGAGGACGCAGCATGACGATGCTGCCGTCGGAATTCGT harbors:
- a CDS encoding caspase family protein is translated as MSRAVRFVLLLAALLLHSGASRAAERYAVLVGVGKYDPATVVPGKDSIDLKGPPNDLVLMQEMLSYYGFNDGNTKVLADAEATRQGIIDAVKRHLLSLPGGSLAVLYFSGHGSALKSDGQGESNDETIVPYDGRIGGQPPRDIVDDEMYGWIEALNGKGITAVFILDSCFSGGGARLGIADETKTIPAASAPSRGDRDGVFSLRSGGVPGRGGAVAILTASEAHEPSRSSLTSRGHLGVFTAALRDALLPDEKVAPPARWGEAMDRVAAALKPDPRAAALQTPRMFGNRDAPIFDSEGPFSNSVKAERVAADRATMSAGSDLGVTEGSVFKLFGNGRVPWVSSPDFEARAKVTSLTATSAELEVLDGRQLTSEVLAAVEFEYVIPGRKIRVAVPPRGKISPFDRKAIVDGLGNFADLSEGAAELKVTLQNGQWTLATADGREVGGSFPSGKSELLRSEMSVRFNNYARWMRLVDWKRRGAGVAAQVRYRLLVETPTGPKLIDGAHIAATKIPAGSKLQLFVESREPRKVRIDVLLLRPNFTVGWCPLGPAGRNQELSTEPVELSAQAGAAAWKIIVSDQAQNLSFAFLASDGARAARTASLEDEFARVWNGVGARPRAAPDGRSFWKTLDVPFQVTEAPVAASIPASPKRCFGVGEK
- a CDS encoding peptidoglycan-binding protein, which codes for MRTVMKLALVATMVYSAAGLAEAQGTKKSEKAVGPPSVVAAPFTDEMLKQFSPRSKPEIRAAIIAQWSRAAAAGIDTPNEIHHFLAQLATESGGFRYMEENLNYSPKRLRQIFPKYFKTEAEAEAAAAKPQLIANRVYGNRLGNECPTDGWDFRGSGLIQLTGRDNFRDRGRALGLKPTIEDYPELARTQPVAFYAAVSYWSSRNINVPAARDDLIEVRRRVNGGKIGLNEARIWLAQARRFVRLPGDKSAQDKSADKGLDDPTSPGRIAGEDQLVALGFLPAQDKPDKSTKSSQDKAATVSDSLRRFQESRDIEQTGQFDEATLYELTDTGNFLEQIVERSKEKKAAKGALPAFCRKESSSQS
- a CDS encoding caspase family protein — protein: MDARSVLRLRHLVALAVGVIMAAGALPPLACQAQPAGREDRARGEIRLTAPLSSVPSTLAVSPDGRFVLASTADGSVSTFDLNSRYGQTEVLISAPIRDEELQKQRPIALSPSGDLIALGVPLERNVADSARVYFFKRSDNKRILYSIDQLPSRPLKLAFTVDSADRLLLVALFADEQPPRVWDVTKLRDAARAPATHPIDTDALRPDEDVLPEPVAGFFSNCDRSECHSFGVAVPPNGDSEISLVIGGDSGIVFYDRNFEVAAYGYTRDGRQDMRRVSGISFSPDGKRVAISRRDLAQTERDANESCAVHVYDFEAMRATGPDRRINAQPLFKLRPGEQLGEEVCYFAHLVWNGDAIFAAGNFVQQPPAGQPCRTFRYLDSGFHPYANMMVRWAAVADASPSRHCLGTNVATDLRAIPGGGVAALTQDPSLIVFDASGNVSTYPAQPHVSRFFEGPTFDIRNGSRGALVTNSDGSIVMLRPLGEPRPYVAFDLMAPLSTASFVSVTNPDQDASRAELLKTLAPHRSGPIKFGEKPKEMRQCLGITFPKDADSLDGPARAELTASLGGFLRLRPIERVLTFQFLDPASGETQWHIVLGTTHRLLYARCDKQDVWNGKTIAETPFPGIRIRNEAYQLAVSGDRKFVIAAHADGILRWYRMSSGQNVMSAFLRPDLSSWIAWTAEGYFDYSFTSGSQVAGWVQSIPTGGGSWRIDVQPLSRFNEKWHKPDELQKVFVDAQANRNVTTAEVAPDTGRPQLQVAIIGGDKIVDGNVRLSIRASSSDATSQRSPLTIAIDGFGRMESAKEHGRRLQSDGLLIDASFDLPECLRHQGKNLRIEVNFEGAREGQYFTYAGPDSAACPQKRIWGVAVGISDYGSRNSSLKYADQDAQRFFDFWKNQGFYKVARFALLTAPQNEPGKTLVMENGKQTTSPLSSADYKTLRDFMQGEFKKIAENVEAGDVVLMYFAGHGFSLKEIHSDYWFFMPNGTDVKDAPSKAIGIPKIVEWLGAADFDAEIPLIIFVDACRDLRVFPDKVNPARAHRAVPDFTDLYRFDATLFLATGDGASAFELPEKDLRNPKNVASCEPSGEDKNGGGAFTHVLLEVLNGKNVDDAQNGISLDTIELRLKADVKNICGKQHAMTFSTSSKFPGLFFPN